A section of the Salmo salar chromosome ssa05, Ssal_v3.1, whole genome shotgun sequence genome encodes:
- the LOC123743034 gene encoding protocadherin alpha-C2, translated as MEAHRSAEHWGRYVSVFLLFSSALNTVSAVTHYSIPEELKEGSVVANLAADLGLDVQELSRRKMRLDIIANKKYLDVNKETGELYIVEKIDREYLCISKTTCFLKLDATIENPVRMFNIELEILDINDNAPHFRRDTMHLDIAESTAAGERFSLNNAVDPDIGTNSIKTYYLSESEHFNIEIQTGRDGSKFSNLILKKALDREEQSVHNLILTAVDGGVPSRTGTASIIVRVLDTNDNAPKFDRDSYNIDIMENSPIGSLVVKLNATDLDEGSNSEIVYSYSLYTSEKTQETFSLNTNTGEITVKDMINYEDFRIYDMEVIATDKGTHFLSGHCKLTILVTDMNDNHPELSIKSFQSPVKEDIAVDTVIAVVSVSDKDSGENGIVDIRIADTLPFALRESSDNYYELVVSEPLDREKVPEYDITFTVTDRGSPPLSDNETMTLELLDVNDNVPQFPQSFYTIPVMENNAPGALLSSLTAFDPDLHENQYLVYFIIEKEIVNTSMSMLFSINPENGNLYALKTFDYEIEKEFLFHIEARDSGVPPLSSNVTVHIIIVDQNDNPPVIVSPWRAHGSVVEEKIPRSTDKGSLVSKVIAIDTDSVQNSRITYQFLQVTDATLFSLDQYNGEIRTMRMFSYRDPRHQRLVVIAKDNGDPALSATVTIKLSTVETAVKAYSDMTEVPLEYDIFSDLNLYLVIGLGSVSFLLLITILVTCVLKCQKPKPSKAAPPSRNSVISDRNSTIADSTLVSNDAYWYSLFLAETRKGKLVVRQPVPKAGSRYIVSSLPRSTGLTETSDSAASTLQVRIKLFISNLQNAVLL; from the coding sequence ATGGAGGCGCACAGAAGCGCAGAGCACTGGGGAAGGTACGTTTCGGTCTTTCTTCTTTTCTCTTCCGCCCTGAACACGGTGTCTGCGGTTACTCACTATTCTATTCCGGAGGAATTGAAGGAAGGCTCTGTTGTCGCCAATTTAGCTGCTGATCTGGGACTCGACGTGCAGGAACTAAGTAGACGAAAAATGCGGTTAGATATCATTGCCAATAAGAAATACTTGGATGTGAACAAAGAAACAGGAGAGCTGTACATTGTTGAAAAAATTGACAGAGAATATCTTTGCATATCAAAAACAACATGCTTTCTCAAATTGGATGCAACAATTGAAAATCCAGTAAGAATGTTCAACATTGAATTGGAAATACTGGACATTAACGACAATGCGCCTCATTTTCGAAGAGACACAATGCACTTGGACATAGCGGAGTCTACTGCTGCGGGCGAAAGGTTCTCATTGAACAATGCAGTGGACCCAGATATTGGTACGAATTCAATTAAAACATACTATCTGAGTGAAAGTGAGCACTTCAATATAGAAATCCAGACTGGAAGAGACGGGTCTAAATTTTCAAATTTGATTCTGAAAAAGGCTTTAGACCGAGAGGAGCAGTCGGTTCATAATCTAATACTCACCGCTGTAGACGGAGGTGTCCCTTCACGCACAGGCACAGCCAGCATCATTGTCCGTGTCCTGGATACCAATGACAACGCCCCTAAATTTGATAGGGACAGCTACAACATAGATATAATGGAGAATTCTCCAATTGGAAGTTTAgtagtgaaactgaatgcaactGATTTGGACGAGGGTTCCAATTCGGAAATAGTATACTCATATAGTCTTTATACATCAGAGAAAACGCAAGAAACGTTCAGTTTAAACACGAACACCGGTGAAATAACAGTAAAGGACATGATAAATTATGAAGATTTTAGGATATATGATATGGAAGTTATAGCAACGGACAAAGGAACACATTTTTTGTCTGGACATTGCAAACTAACTATCTTAGTGACAGATATGAATGATAATCATCCCGAATTATCGATCAAATCCTTTCAAAGTCCAGTCAAGGAGGACATAGCAGTAGACACGGTGATAGCAGTGGTGAGTGTCAGCGATAAAGATTCAGGTGAAAATGGGATAGTTGATATTCGTATTGCTGATACATTACCTTTTGCACTGAGAGAGTCTTCTGATAACTATTATGAGTTGGTAGTTTCAGAGCCTCTGGATCGTGAGAAGGTTCCAGAATATGACATCACTTTTACGGTAACAGACAGGGGATCCCCTCCGCTATCTGACAACGAAACTATGACTTTAGAACTACTAGACGTTAACGACAACGTTCCACAGTTCCCCCAGTCGTTCTACACTATACCCGTTATGGAGAATAACGCACCTGGGGCCTTGCTAAGTTCCCTCACTGCGTTTGATCCAGACCTCCATGAAAACCAGTATCTAGTTTATTTCATCATAGAGAAGGAGATAGTGAACACCTCCATGTCAATGCTGTTCTCCATCAATCCGGAGAACGGTAATCTTTACGCACTAAAGACGTTTGACTATGAGATAGAGAAGGAGTTCCTTTTCCACATTGAGGCCAGAGACTCTGGTGTTCCTCCGCTCAGCAGTAACGTGACTGTCCACATCATTATTGTGGACCAGAACGACAATCCCCCGGTCATAGTGTCTCCGTGGCGCGCGCACGGCTCCGTGGTGGAGGAGAAGATCCCCAGATCCACCGATAAAGGATCCCTGGTCTCCAAGGTGATAGCCATAGACACGGACTCGGTCCAGAACTCTCGGATTACATACCAGTTTCTACAGGTTACTGACGCCACCTTATTCAGTCTGGACCAATACAACGGAGAGATACGTACTATGAGAATGTTCAGTTACAGAGATCCGCGTCATCAACGGCTGGTTGTCATCGCCAAGGACAACGGGGatcctgctctctctgctacagtTACCATAAAGCTCTCAACAGTGGAGACTGCTGTTAAAGCCTACTCTGACATGACGGAAGTGCCTCTAGAATATGACATATTTTCAGATTTAAACCTGTATTTGGTGATCGGCCTGGGCTCCGTGTCCTTTCTGTTATTGATCACCATATTGGTCACCTGTGTGCTGAAGTGTCAGAAACCAAAGCCCAGCAAAGCGGCTCCTCCCAGTAGAAACAGCGTGATCAGTGACAGGAACTCAACCATCGCAGATTCCACCCTGGTGTCCAACGATGCCTACTGGTACAGTCTGTTTCTAGCGGAGACAAGGAAAGGAAAGCTGGTAGTCAGACAGCCTGTGCCGAAGGCAGGTTCCAGATACATCGTGTCCAGTCTACCAAGGAGCACTGGCCTGACAGAGACCAGTGATTCAGCGGCCTCTACTCTGCAGGTAAGAATAAAACTCTTCATTTCAAATCTGCAAAATGCTGTTTTACTGTAG
- the LOC106604793 gene encoding protocadherin alpha-C2-like, with amino-acid sequence MEARTSARHWRRYFSVILIFSAALNTASAVTHYSIPEEMEEGSVVANLAADLGLDVKTLSRRKMRLDIISNKKYLDVNKETGELYIVEKMDREYLCPAKTSCFLKMEAIIENPQRIFYIEIEIMDINDNAPHFRRDTINLDISEATQGGERFSVNNAVDPDVGSNSVKTYLLSENEHFTIEIQTGRDGSKFADLILKRVLDREEQAVHNLILTAVDGGVPARSGTASIIVRVLDTNDNAPKFDKDNYKIDIMENSPIGSLVVKLNATDLDEGTNSEILYSYSLYTSEKTQQTFHLNPNNGEITVKEMINYEDFRIYDMEVIATDKGSNSLTGQCKLTILVTDMNDNHPEISIKSFQSPVKEDIPVDSVIAVVSVSDKDSGENGIVDIRIADTLPFALRESSDNYYELVVSEPLDREKVPEYDITFTLTDRGSPPLSDNETMTLELLDVNDNVPQFPQSFYTIPVMENNAPGALLSSLTAFDPDLHENQYLVYFIIEKEIVNTSMSMLFSINPENGNLYALKTFDYEIEKEFLFHIEARDSGVPPLSSNMTVHIIIVDQNDNPPVIVSPWRAHGSVVEEKIPRSTDKGSLVSKVIAIDTDSVQNSRITYQFLQVTDATIFSLDQYNGEIRTMRMFSYRDPRHQRLVVIAKDNGDPALSATVTIKLSTVETAVKAYSDMTEVPLEYDIFSDLNLYLVIGLGSVSFLLLITILVTCVLKCQKPKPSKAAPPSRNSVISDRNSTIADSTLVSNDAYWYSLFLAETRKGKLVVRQPVPKAGSRYIVSSLPRSTGLTETSDSAASTLQVILNSSFLIRKLFYCSLLSMYDSSPIHVVRKCLYMC; translated from the coding sequence ATGGAGGCGCGTACCAGCGCACGGCACTGGAGAAGGTACTTCTCGGTCATTCTTATTTTCTCTGCCGCCCTGAACACGGCGTCTGCCGTTACTCACTATTCTATTCCCGAAGAAATGGAGGAGGGCTCCGTTGTGGCTAATCTTGCAGCTGATTTAGGTTTGGATGTGAAAACATTGAGTAGACGTAAGATGCGGTTAGACATTATCTCGAATAAGAAATATCTGGACGTGAACAAAGAAACGGGGGAGCTGTACATTGTAGAGAAGATGGACAGGGAATATCTTTGCCCTGCTAAGACATCTTGTTTTCTTAAAATGGAAGCTATTATTGAAAATCCACAACGGATATTTTACATCGAAATAGAGATAATGGACATCAATGATAACGCCCCCCATTTCCGAAGGGACACCATAAACTTGGATATTTCAGAAGCGACACAGGGCGGTGAACGATTTTCTGTTAACAATGCAGTGGATCCTGACGTTGGTTCGAACTCAGTGAAAACATACCTATTGAGCGAAAATGAGCACTTTACCATCGAAATTCAGACCGGAAGAGACGGGTCAAAATTCGCTGATTTGATACTGAAAAGGGTGTTAGACCGAGAGGAGCAGGCGGTTCATAATCTAATACTCACCGCTGTAGACGGAGGAGTCCCTGCCCGCTCTGGGACAGCCAGCATCATTGTTCGGGTTTTAGATACGAATGACAACGCCCCTAAGTTTGACAAAGACAACTACAAAATCGATATAATGGAAAACTCTCCAATTGGAAGCCTTGTTGTTAAATTGAACGCAACAGACTTAGATGAGGGGACCAATTCGGAAATATTATATTCGTACAGCCTGTATACATcagagaaaacacaacaaacgTTCCATTTAAACCCTAATAACGGTGAGATCACGGTGAAGGAAATGATCAATTATGAAGATTTCAGGATCTATGATATGGAAGTCATAGCAACGGATAAGGGGTCCAATTCATTGACAGGTCAGTGTAAATTAACCATTTTAGTTACGGATATGAATGACAATCACCCTGAGATATCAATTAAATCGTTTCAAAGCCCTGTCAAGGAGGATATTCCAGTAGACAGTGTGATAGCAGTGGTGAGTGTCAGCGATAAAGATTCAGGTGAAAATGGGATAGTTGATATTCGTATTGCTGATACATTACCTTTTGCACTGAGAGAGTCTTCTGATAACTATTATGAGTTAGTAGTTTCAGAGCCTCTGGATCGTGAGAAGGTTCCAGAATATGACATAACTTTTACATTAACAGACAGGGGATCCCCTCCACTATCTGACAACGAAACTATGACTTTAGAGCTACTAGACGTTAACGACAACGTTCCACAGTTCCCCCAGTCGTTCTACACTATACCCGTTATGGAGAATAACGCACCTGGGGCCTTGCTAAGTTCCCTCACTGCGTTTGATCCAGACCTCCATGAAAACCAGTATCTAGTTTATTTCATCATAGAGAAGGAGATAGTGAACACCTCCATGTCAATGCTGTTCTCCATCAATCCGGAGAACGGTAATCTTTACGCACTAAAGACGTTTGACTATGAGATAGAGAAGGAGTTCCTTTTCCACATTGAGGCCAGAGACTCTGGTGTTCCTCCGCTCAGCAGTAACATGACTGTCCACATCATTATTGTGGACCAGAACGACAATCCTCCGGTCATAGTGTCTCCGTGGCGCGCGCACGGCTCCGTGGTGGAGGAGAAGATCCCCAGATCCACCGATAAAGGATCCCTGGTCTCCAAGGTGATAGCCATAGACACGGACTCGGTCCAGAACTCTCGGATTACATACCAGTTTCTACAGGTTACTGACGCCACCATATTCAGTCTGGACCAATACAACGGAGAGATTCGTACTATGAGAATGTTCAGTTACAGAGATCCGCGTCATCAACGGCTGGTTGTCATCGCCAAGGACAACGGGGatcctgctctctctgctactgttACCATAAAGCTCTCAACAGTGGAGACTGCCGTTAAAGCCTACTCTGACATGACGGAAGTGCCTCTAGAATATGACATATTTTCAGATTTAAACCTGTATTTGGTGATCGGCCTGGGCTCCGTGTCCTTTCTGTTATTGATCACCATATTGGTCACCTGTGTGCTGAAGTGTCAGAAACCAAAGCCCAGCAAAGCGGCTCCTCCCAGTAGGAACAGCGTGATCAGTGACAGGAACTCAACCATCGCAGATTCCACCCTGGTGTCCAACGATGCCTACTGGTACAGTCTGTTTCTAGCGGAGACAAGGAAAGGAAAGCTGGTAGTCAGACAGCCTGTGCCGAAGGCGGGTTCCAGATACATCGTGTCCAGTCTACCAAGGAGCACTGGCCTGACAGAGACCAGTGATTCAGCGGCCTCTACTCTGCAGGTAATACTAAACTCTTCATTTCTGATAAGAAAACTATTTTACTGTAGTCTGTTGTCCATGTATGACTCTTCACCTATTCACGTAGTGCGTAAATGTCTATACATGTGTTGA
- the LOC123743095 gene encoding protocadherin alpha-C2, which produces MHRAKRCFSAVFVICTLWSSTLSVTRYSIPEEMERGSVVANLAADLGLEVGVLAHREVKLEMFQESNKYLDVNKKTGELYIVEKMDREYLCPSKTATTCFVKLDVIIESPLRIFNIELEIKDINDNAPRFRRDRAELDVSESATPGERFSLPNAVDPDGGINTVKMYKLSESEHFTIEIQTGSDDTKYVDMVLTKALDREEHAVHHLILTAVDGGVPARSGTANIIVRVLDTNDNAPRFDHTVYSVNMTENSPIGTLVMKLNATDLDEGPNAEIKYSFTLYTSEKTQDVFALNPNTGEITVKGTIDYEDMKFYEMHVEAKDKGQHPLLGQCKVVVRVTDMNDNYPDITVKSYKSTVNENIPVGTVIAIVGISDRDTGDNGKVSLSINPNLPFVLNKSSDVLYELKVSEPLDREQVPEYDITLVVTDGGTPPLSDNETITLHLLDVNDNGPLFPQSFYTIPVMENNAPGALLSSLTAFDPDLHENQYLVYFIIEKEIVNTSMSMLFSINPENGNLYALKTFDYEIEKEFLFHIEARDSGVPPLSSNVTVHIIIVDQNDNPPVIVSPWRAHGSVVEEKIPRSTDKGSLVSKVIAIDTDSVQNSRITYQFLQVTDATLFSLDQYNGEIRTMRMFSYRDPRHQRLVVIAKDNGEPALSATVTIKLSTVETAVKAYSDMTEVPLEYDIFSDLNLYLVIGLGSVSFLLLITILVTCVLKCQKPKPSKAAPPSRNSVISDRNSTIADSTLVSNDAYWYSLFLAETRKGKLVVRQPVPKAGSRYIVSSLPRSTGLTETSDSAASTLQVRINS; this is translated from the coding sequence ATGCATCGGGCAAAAAGGTGTTTCtcggctgtctttgttatttGTACGTTATGGAGCAGCACTTTGTCAGTGACTCGGTACTCCATAcccgaggagatggagagggggtccGTCGTGGCCAATTTAGCCGCAGATTTGGGTCTGGAGGTTGGAGTTCTGGCTCATCGCGAGGTAAAACTTGAAATGTTCCAAGAAAGCAATAAATATCTGGATGTCAACAAAAAGACAGGGGAGCTCTACATTGTTGAAAAGATGGACAGAGAATACCTCTGCCCATCGAAAACCGCAACAACATGTTTTGTTAAACTAGACGTTATCATTGAAAGTCCCTTGCGCATTTTCAATATCGAGTTAGAAATCAAAGATATCAATGATAATGCGCCTCGTTTTCGTAGAGACAGGGCAGAGCTTGATGTTTCAGAATCGGCTACCCCGGGTGAGAGATTCTCCTTACCAAATGCCGTGGACCCAGATGGTGGTATAAACACTGTAAAAATGTACAAACTCAGTGAAAGCGAACATTTCACAATCGAAATTCAGACGGGGAGTGATGATACTAAATATGTTGACATGGTTTTGACAAAGGCTTTAGATCGAGAGGAGCACGCCGTTCATCATCTAATATTGACCGCTGTAGATGGCGGGGTCCCCGCGCGCTCCGGTACAGCTAATATCATTGTTAGGGTGCTAGATACAAACGACAACGCCCCTCGATTCGACCACACGGTTTATTCCGTTAATATGACAGAGAACTCCCCGATTGGAACGCTAGTAATGAAGCTTAACGCCACAGATTTAGATGAGGGCCCAAATGCAGAAATAAAGTATTCATTCACACTTTACACATCAGAGAAAACACAAGACGTCTTTGCACTGAATCCAAACACAGGAGAGATAACAGTAAAGGGCACTATTGATTATGAAGACATGAAGTTTTACGAGATGCATGTTGAGGCTAAGGACAAAGGACAGCATCCCCTATTGGGGCAGTGCAAAGTTGTAGTGCGCGTTACAGATATGAACGACAACTATCCCGATATCACCGTAAAATCTTATAAGAGCACAGTTAATGAGAATATTCCCGTGGGGACAGTCATAGCTATCGTAGGTATAAGCGATAGGGACACAGGTGACAATGGCAAAGTGAGCCTATCTATAAACCCAAACCTGCCATTTGTTTTGAACAAATCCTCTGACGTCCTTTATGAGCTCAAAGTCTCAGAGCCATTAGACCGCGAGCAAGTGCCAGAATATGACATCACACTCGTTGTGACCGATGGAGGAACGCCCCCCTTGTCTGATAATGAAACGATAACTTTACATCTATTGGATGTCAATGATAACGGGCCACTCTTCCCCCAGTCGTTCTACACTATACCCGTTATGGAGAATAACGCACCTGGGGCCTTGCTAAGTTCCCTCACTGCGTTTGATCCAGACCTCCATGAAAACCAGTATCTAGTTTATTTCATCATAGAGAAGGAGATAGTGAACACCTCCATGTCAATGCTGTTCTCCATCAATCCGGAGAACGGTAATCTTTACGCACTAAAGACGTTTGACTATGAGATAGAGAAGGAGTTCCTTTTCCACATTGAGGCCAGAGACTCTGGTGTTCCTCCGCTCAGCAGTAACGTGACTGTCCACATCATTATTGTGGACCAGAACGACAATCCCCCGGTCATAGTGTCTCCGTGGCGCGCGCACGGCTCCGTGGTGGAGGAGAAGATCCCCAGATCCACCGATAAAGGATCCCTGGTCTCCAAGGTGATAGCCATAGACACGGACTCGGTCCAGAACTCTCGGATTACATACCAGTTTCTACAGGTTACCGACGCCACCTTATTCAGTCTGGACCAATACAACGGAGAGATACGTACTATGAGAATGTTCAGTTACAGAGATCCGCGTCATCAACGGCTGGTTGTCATCGCCAAGGACAACGGGGaacctgctctctctgctacagtTACCATAAAGCTCTCAACAGTGGAGACTGCTGTTAAAGCCTACTCTGACATGACGGAAGTGCCTCTAGAATATGACATATTTTCAGATTTAAACCTGTATTTGGTGATCGGCCTGGGCTCCGTGTCCTTTCTGTTATTGATCACCATATTGGTCACCTGTGTGCTGAAGTGTCAGAAACCAAAGCCCAGCAAAGCGGCTCCTCCCAGTAGAAACAGCGTGATCAGTGACAGGAACTCAACCATCGCAGATTCCACCCTGGTCTCCAACGATGCCTACTGGTACAGTCTGTTTCTAGCGGAGACAAGGAAAGGAAAGCTGGTAGTCAGACAGCCTGTGCCGAAGGCGGGTTCCAGATACATCGTGTCCAGTCTACCAAGGAGCACCGGCCTGACAGAGACCAGCGACTCAGCGGCCTCTACTCTGCAGGTAAGAATAAACTCTTAA